Proteins encoded together in one Riemerella anatipestifer window:
- a CDS encoding N-acetylmuramoyl-L-alanine amidase codes for MIQINTKVFPSAGHHSADPGAVANGYIERDEMDSLRNTMVARLKAKGHPFNTDDNSENNRQYQGRIRRELRTGDVVMDMHLNVGPPTATGVEVFISRNAGADSRAMAQEAANGLAKIMGITNRGVKTEGQSQHNRIGILNLRGTAILIEFCFITNKSDMQKFITNKERIAEFLVQLLIKYDRNA; via the coding sequence ATGATACAAATAAATACTAAAGTATTCCCTTCGGCTGGGCATCATTCAGCCGACCCTGGGGCGGTAGCCAATGGCTACATTGAGAGAGACGAAATGGACTCCCTTAGAAATACGATGGTTGCGAGGTTGAAAGCAAAAGGGCATCCATTTAATACAGACGACAATAGCGAGAATAACCGACAATACCAAGGTAGAATTAGGAGAGAGCTAAGAACTGGTGATGTGGTAATGGACATGCATTTGAATGTAGGTCCTCCAACAGCCACTGGTGTCGAAGTATTCATAAGTCGTAATGCAGGAGCTGACAGCCGTGCAATGGCACAAGAAGCTGCGAACGGGTTGGCTAAGATTATGGGCATTACAAATCGAGGAGTGAAGACAGAAGGGCAAAGTCAACATAATAGAATTGGTATTTTGAACCTACGAGGCACGGCGATTTTAATAGAGTTTTGCTTTATCACGAACAAATCAGATATGCAAAAGTTTATTACGAATAAAGAGCGTATTGCGGAATTTTTAGTTCAATTATTAATCAAATATGATAGAAATGCATAA